AGCGACCGGCAGGCGCTGCTGCGGGCCACGGCGAAGCTGGAGGCGGCGGCGGGCGAGGCGGCCGGTGCCAGCTCGCGGCTGTCGGTCATCTTCGAGTCCGAGGGCGGGGTGTTCGCCGAGGTCGACCGGGCGATCTCGGAGCGGCGGCGGCTGTGGCTGCGCTACTACTCACCGGCGCGGGACGAGCTGACCGAGCGTGAGGTCGATCCGATCAGGCTGTTCGCGGTGGGGCACACGTACATGGAGGCGTGGTGCCGGCTGTCGGAGGCGCGGCGTACGTTCCGGCTGGACCGGGTGGCGGAGATCCGCCTCCTGGACGCGCCGGCCGCGCCCCCGGAGCTGGAGCTGCGGGATCTGTCGGAGGGGCTGGTGCAGCCGTCGGCGGAGGACCCTGAGGTGGTGGTCGAGGTGGGGCCGGGCGGACGCTGGGTCGCCGAGTACTACCCGCACGACAGCGCGGAGGAGCTGCCCGGCGGGGGGATGCGGATCACCCTGCGTACCCCGGCGCCCGCGTCCCTGCGGCGGCTCGCGCTGCGGCTGGGCGGCGACGGCCGTATCACCTCGCCGCCGGAGCTGGCGGAGAGCGCGCGGCG
Above is a window of Streptomyces sp. NBC_01498 DNA encoding:
- a CDS encoding helix-turn-helix transcriptional regulator — encoded protein: MAANAIDQTRRMLSLVTYLRERPGAHVSDVARAFGITEDELISDLDVLPMCGTSFRGGDLLDIDTDGDRIWWHNPDDVAEPLRLAADEATALLVAARAVATLPGLRESDRQALLRATAKLEAAAGEAAGASSRLSVIFESEGGVFAEVDRAISERRRLWLRYYSPARDELTEREVDPIRLFAVGHTYMEAWCRLSEARRTFRLDRVAEIRLLDAPAAPPELELRDLSEGLVQPSAEDPEVVVEVGPGGRWVAEYYPHDSAEELPGGGMRITLRTPAPASLRRLALRLGGDGRITSPPELAESARRAAGEALAAYDSVGTDTVGAPDRERGRDQDRDPGVGGTGP